The Quercus lobata isolate SW786 chromosome 9, ValleyOak3.0 Primary Assembly, whole genome shotgun sequence region TTAACAACAGAGCAAGTACAGTAATGTTCATTTTGTGGAAGGTAGAGTAACGTTCCCacgattaccaaaaaaaaaaaaaaaaatagagtaacgTTCccaccaaaaaggaaaaaaaaaaaaaaaaaaagaagaaggagaaatgCTTATTCTATGGAAAGTGGAGAGAGTCTCATTGCATAGTAGAAAGTTGAGAAAAATCCATCCTAGAGTAGAAGATGGAGAAAGGTTTGTTCTACAATAAAAGAGGAGAGAATAAGCTCATTTTGCAGCAATGTTCCTTGGACTAGATTTAATTTGTGCACAGATTGGCAGTGGTGGAATTGGACCTTGAAACCTATTTTTTGCTCAAACTCGACTCACATTTTAGCAAAAAGCTTAGACTAAAAGATGTCAACTAGTATCAAGGCACATGTCTATGgtgtaaatataaaataataataacaataataaataaaaaacgaCCCTTAACAATCTTTcaacttcaattattttttttccttttacttgcttcaattatatatttataattatctTAGATTATGAAGTAgtttaaacataataataatttaagcctgatatttatcaaaaaaaaaaaaaaaattaagcatgaTAATAATTTGcttacaaatattataatttataccaATTTAACTTactcttgtatcaaaaaaaaaaaaaaaaaaaaaccaatttaacttacacttgcatttttttttctctaaataagTACTTTTTACTTATAATCTTTAACAGAAAATGCTAACGGATACCTTTAGGGAAAttgttaataattcatttaaagaaagtttttatagaaaaagggaaaaaaaattaatattttgatagcttttttttatttcccataaaaatggtgtcaaaactttcttaaaatagatgGTTAACTATTACCGTAAGGGCACCCGTTACGTTGAGAAAAATCCATCCTAGAGTAGAAGATGGAGAAAGGTTTGTTCTACAATAAAAGAGGAGAGAATAAGCTCATTTTGCAGCAATGTTCCTTGGACTAGATTTAATTTGTGCACAGATTGGCAGTGGTGGAATTGGACCTTGAAACCTATTTTTTGCTCAAACTCGACTCACATTTTAGCAAAAAGCTTAGACTAAAAGATGTCAACTAGTATCAAGACACATGTCTATGgtgtaaatataaaataataataacaataataaataaaaaacgaCCCTTAACAATCTTTcaacttcaattattttttttccttttacttgcttcaattatatatttataattatctTAGATTATGAAGTAgtttaaacataataataatttaagcctgatatttatcaaaaaaaaaaaaaaaattaagcatgaTAATAATTTGcttacaaatattataatttataccaATTTAACTTactcttgtatcaaaaaaaaaaaaaaaaaaaaccaatttaacttacacttgcatttttttttctctaaataagTACTTTTTACTTATAATCTTTAACAGAAAATGCTAACGGATACCTTTAGGGAAAttgttaataattcatttaaagaaagtttttatagaaaaagggaaaaaaaattaatattttgatagcttttttttatttcccataaaaatggtgtcaaaactttcttaaaatagatgGTTAACTATTACCGTAAGGGCACCCGTTACGTTGAGAAAAATCCATCCTAGAGTAGAAGATAAAGAAAGGTTTGTTCTACAATAAAAGAGGAGAGAATAAGCTCATTTTGCAGCAATGTTCCTTGGACTAGATTTAATTTGTGCACAGATTGGCAGTGGTGGAATTGGACCTTGAAACCTATTTTTTGCTCAAACTCGACTCACATTTTAGCAAAAAGCTTAGACTAAAAGATGTCAACTAGTATCAAGACACATGTCTATGgtgtaaatataaaataataataacaataataaataaaaaacgaCCCTTAACAATCTTTcaacttcaattattttttttccttttacttgcttcaattatatatttataattatctTAGATTATGAAGTAgtttaaacataataataatttaagcctgatatttatcaaaaaaaaaaaaaaaattaagcatgaTAATAATTTGcttacaaatattataatttataccaATTTAACTTactcttgtatcaaaaaaaaaaaaaaaaaaaaaaaccaatttaacttacacttgcatttttttttctctaaataagTACTTTTTACTTATAATCTTTAACAGAAAATGCTAACGGATACCTTTAGGGAAAttgttaataattcatttaaagaaattttttatagaaaaagggaaaaaaaattaatattttgatagcttttttttatttcccataaaaatggtgtcaaaactttcttaaaatagatgGTTAACTATTACCGTAAGGGCACCCGTTACGTTGAGAAAAATCCATCCTAGAGTAGAAGATGGAGAAAGGTTTGTTCTACAATAAAAGAGGAGAGAATAAGCTCATTTTGCAGCAATGTTCCTTGGACTAGATTTAATTTGTGCACAGATTGGCAGTGGTGGAATTGGACCTTGAAACctattttttgctcaaaatcGACTCACATTTTAGCAAAAAGCTTAGACTAAAAGATGTCAACTAGTATCAAGACACAAGTCTATCgtgtaaatataaaataataataacaataataaataaaaaacgaCCCTTAACAATCTTTcaacttcaattattttttttccttttacttgcttcaattatatatttataattatctTAGATTATGAAGTAgtttaaacataataataatttaagcctgatatttatcaaaaaaaaaaaaattaagcatgaTAATAATTTGcttacaaatattataatttataccaATTTAACTTactcttgtatcaaaaaaaaaaaaaaaaaataccaatttaACTTacacttgcattttttttttctctaaataagTACTTTTTACTTATAATCTTTAACAGAAAATGCTAACGGATGCCTTTAGGGAAAttgttaataattcatttaaagaaagtttttataggaaaagggaaaaaaaattaatattttgatagcttttttttatttcccataaaaatggtgtcaaaactttcttaaaatagatgGTTAACTATTACTGTAAGGGCACCCGTTAGCATTTAGTAGGATTTGGAGTGGCAAACATGGCAACCGAGCCTTTAAGTGTGTGTCAACTTGGGATGCGTGAATCAAGGGAGTGGCTCATTTTCAACTAAATGCAtgattttccttaatttttggagaaaatatatcatatttcGGTAATACGCAACTCAGCATCTGTTTCGGTATTTCCTATCTAATAAATTATTGACACCTATTTTAAAAAACCATATCAAACTACtccaataaatgattaatttatcttcCCAATAGTATAGAAGattgtaattaatttattagagtAGTCTGATGTGATATTTTGAAACAGGGTGTCACTCATTTATTAAGTAAGAAATATCAAAACAAATATTGAGTTGGTATTACCGAAACACGGTATATTTTCTCCAATTTTTGATTGAAATAATGCTTTATTTTTCAACACAATTTTTGATCATTAATGCATGCTAAATTAATTACATGGTTCTCTCTTTGAATAAGTCTACTGCCATACATTTTGACACAACAAATACCACAATTCGCCATGTGGCGAGTTATGCTTGGTGAAGGGGTGTCCCCACATGGACCCACCATCACtcctccaccaaccacaactcgccacattGGCGAGTTGTGGCATTTGTTGTGCCAAAATGTGTAGCACTAGacttattctctcttttttcgacACAATGTTCGACCATAAATGCAACCAACCACAATGACAACCGCCGTGATCTTTCCAAGGTAGTCAACTTTAATCATTTAATAGCATTACAAACTTGCAATTATAACCACACACACACCATTGTCAGAATAGTCATTTCATAAATACAAGTTTGTATGGGTTGGGAGCAATGGTTGGAGTTCAAGTCACTAaaaagagtttcacacacatacatTTATATTATGCTAGAGTGAAATTTCTAtcttagattaaaaaaaaaaattataaaaaatacaaaacaaaatatagcaaaaactaaattatttctGCATGGTTGGTTTTTTAAACCATGTAAAACGTATGACTAACTCTTACACAATAAGAGACTAATAAAAGTCCATTATGCCaagtgggaaaaatcttgaaaattatcCGGATGCCTGATGTAGCTATTTAATAAGAAGAGGTATTGAACCATTATAGAAGGATGAGACTAGTAGTAAAACAACAATATGCAATAAAAACTAAAGACTACAAGTCTTTTTACTATTTGCATTGTAAATAATGAACTGAAGCACTGAATCTAGAATTTTGATGTGCTTTAATATTCCTCCCTCAAGATGGAGTATAGATGTTAGAAAGCCTATCTTGgaagaaaattgaagaattGAGTGTGCCCAAGTGGTTTGGTAATGAGATATGCAAGTTGGTGTTTTGGTGGAATATGAAATGTCTTAACCAATCCAACTTGGATCATTCCCCTAAAAAAGTGACAATCCAATTCTATATGGTTAGTCCTCTTGTGGAATATTGGATTTTATAGCAATATAAAGGGCTACTCTGCTCTGCTGTCACAATATAAAAAAGCAACCATATGTGAAATACAACCAAGAATAAgtgaagaacattcaaacatctGTGAAGAACACTCGAGCATGTTAAAACAAGATACTTATAGCCTAGCATGTTTTAATCTAAATAAACATCTTAACATTATGAGAAAAAACAAGTTTAAGGACGGAAATATACCTAAATGCAAATCCACATGGACAAGGAAGAGGGGTTTTGTTGGTTCGTAAGGGTGGACAGAACTGTTCTCATTCGCAACCCAAATCTCAATAAGACTAGGAAATAACAAATAATTGCCATACTTCCTCTGGATTAAGAAGGAATGAATAAGTAGGATTAAGTTTCTTTAGGTTTGGGATGGAGAGTTAGTCTCCTAAACCTTAAGGGAGAATAGCGTAATTACCAcaataaaagaagaagcatttttaaatttataaacttgAGTCAAGTTAACAGTACTTTAGAGCATTTGTTAATGACCtacattagaaaaaaattttatacaacttttatgaaaaaatataaaaatgacaatatttaactacaaacttggttgtagactAAGAGTATTCATAGtgataatgttaaaaaatttagtttttagcaaCTCAAAAGATTATTTTATCTATTCTAACACCTCACTTTACAAGACACCCAACCACCAAGTACAAGTGCTTTGAGATGTGGGGGGCAAGAGACAgtattcaagttttcaaaaaaaaactttatacacatatacacttagattagaatagagaagaaattttatcgagtaaaaaaaaaaaaaaaacccaacattaataattctattttttttacaatttcatttaaatattttttctttattatttatttattcttcctCTAtgtttctctatctctctctctctctctctctctgtctctctctctccaccaaCAAACTCACACCTCTTCCTTCTCAACCTAGCAAACCTACACCCACCGCCAGCCAccaccttttatatatatatatatatatatatatataagacacTGGCCACCACAGCCCACTAGCCACGAAACCCATTCAACCACTGCCACTGCCATTGACACCGACACCCATAACTGCAACCCCtaaccaccaaaatcacaacCAAATCACAATCCCTACCCCACTAAcacatcaccaccaccaccagcccaaaaaagaaaaagaaaaagaaaaaacaaaaacaccaaccaccataaaaaatcaaaccagaCCCATGAAGAACTAATGAAAATTAGATTGGACCATAGAAAATCCTATTGGACAATAGGTCAGACCATCAAAGCACAATTCAGACCACTAAAGCCCCATCATCTGACTACCAAAAATACTATCGGACACCAAAGCACCGTTGAAAATCAGACCATGAACCAAACTGGAACCACGAACCATAGTGAGAGAGAGGGACGAGCAAGAAAGGGCTTGGGCGAGAGGgctggggagagagagagagagagagctggtgtgaaaaaaaagaacaaaatagagagaatagtgagagagataaagagaagttattttaattgaaaaacagaagcaatgaatataaaaatataatttttttataacttttttataactcaattgctaaaaaaattgacaatagCACCAACAATGTAGCTCTATATTTATGGTGTGGGTTGTTAAAAATAGcaatacaattttatttaataaattttttttattaaatatgaattttgacaaatttaatattagattatattattattattatttttttttttatatatgcaaAACTTGACACGTATGTTAGAACGTGATCCGTCGGTTAGTTAGTCCTAGTAatgataattatatatatatatatatatatttcatacaTTACAGTCATTCATTTCTCTGGATAAAACCAGAACCAAAACCAACGGCCATtgtctcaatcactctctctctctctctctctctaaaaccaATATGTTCATCGCTATTGCTGTTCGCGTGAAACGGTTCGTTTTATGACATGGAGGAGGCAAAGGCAAGGAGGAGGCTCTCCATTCTCTGTTCCCATCTCCGTCCACTCGGGGCGTCGGATTCGGGTCACGCTCCGACCCACCTGATTTCTTCACGGGTTTCCAATTCGGACTCTGAGATTgagaacaacaaaaagaatCTCCACCAAAACGACTGCGTTTTCTGCAAGATTATTATCAACGAATCTCCGTCTGTTAAGGTAATAATTCACCTCAATTttaatatttcctttttttttttttttggttaaaagaaaaattgaaatgtgAATTTTAAGGTTTTTCACGATTTGGGTTTCcaattttgacttttgaattttattttattgcttgCACAGGAATAAGTAGAATTTCGTGGTCTCAATTTTtgatttgtcaaatttttttttttttttttttttttttttgaggctCTTTACTACACTTGGGTCTTTAAAATAGGATTATGTGCGATTTAAATCACGATGGGTCTTTAAAACCCGTCGTGGCCGGAGGCTTGGGATGAGCCGTAGACCCAAACATTGTGGTAGGTGGGGTCGTGTATATGTGGTTTACACCCAAAGACGGGCccagtcatttaaaaaaaaagatctaaataaactaaaaactgaCATGTCCTTACTTCACAGGACTTTAAGTTTTTAAGTTTGTTACAGTcactataagttttttttactgCAGACTAAACCGGGTTACTTTATATTTAAGGATTAAAACTGCTCATACATGTGAGAGATATATATAAGATGCATGCATGTTAATGAATCTCAATGATAAATATTTGGACCGATTGATAAAGTGTGCTCATTTCATAAACAATTATAATTTGTACTCTTGTCAAAGGTCATGTAGTTGAATTGATATTtttccatgcacaaagtgcttagGGGACCGGGGAAAAGTTTTGAATTGCGGGGTTAGtaacatattgtaattatctctaaaaaaaaaaaaaatgataatttttactCTCAATTTCCATGGAATATCCAAATGTCTTGATTGTGGGGCAAAGTACAAGATCTATTTTTTCCCCTTGGaatatctgatttttttttttttttttttttttttttgcttgaaaagaTAATCATATAGAAccaaatttcttgatttttaatgCTTCAGACATTTGTGgttgcaaaaatataaaattcccATATGAGTTCTTCTGAAAGCATTTCAAATCAAGACCTAATCCTATGCATAATGTAAAGCTGCTGCCTTCATTTCTTGTTATGCTGTGAAAATGCATTTTCTGATCACTTTGGTTCTTCCTTTTACTTATTCTACAATTGAATTTGATTCTGCAGCTCTATGAAGATGATATGTGCCTGTGTATTTTGGACAGAAATCCACTGAGTCATGGGTAAGGTATCATACATCCAAGATGCAATTTATATCTTCTTGCTTGGTATGGCTTCATTTTGCTTTATGTTTGTGAGTTACTGTGGTTTAAAGTTCACGTCTTAATGggtactattaaaatattaaccCTTAAAAGTAATGTAGCTTttaccttttaaattttttctatagGTTATGTTACTTGAGAGCTTAAAGAAATCTCCAATGTTACTCAGTACACATACTATGCCGACCCTTGTGTCTTTTATAGCCTTGGGGTTTCAAGTAACTTCTGTCTCTGCAGATAAGTTAGGGCTAGGACACTGAAGGTTTTCCATGCTGAAGCTTCTTTTATTAAAGCCGTGATAATTGCAGTTCAATCTGTATTATTATTACTTGGCCCAATGCCATAAAATAAACTGGATTAGTTATAAGGCTCTTTTTGCTTCTAGCCAATATATGCCGCCTCTTAAGCATGAATTACAATTTGGTTCTGAATGTGAACACAATTAGCACAGAACTAGTAATTCAAAGAGCTGAATAATTGATCTGATCAGTAGAGCATAAGAatgatgtttagattttactaTGATATTGACATTATGTGGTTTATTGGAGAATTGACAAAACTGTAGAGCTGCTAACAGAAGTTCTAAGAAAATTGCTTGAACTGGGTTAACCTGCAAAAGTGCCTCATCTGACTTGACCCAAGCTGATCCAGGTGATTCCAAAATCTTAGTTGTTTCAGTTGACAATGGGTTCTGAAGATTGCAACCAGAAGATATCAGTTACTGTCGGGTTTTCATTCTGACCTGAAGTTTACCAAACTTGAGCAATTCTATGGCTGCAGAGGTATCAAGGAGCCATTCGTTATAAGGATTAGACCCCTCCACTCTTTTTACACAAGTCCTTATCTTATCTCTTCCTCCCCCTGCCCTTATTTTTTTGGCCCTTCCATACTCTCTCtcgcactctctctctctctctcacacacacacacacacacacaaacacatcatCCAATCTAATCCATGCAATTATGCAAGCTCTAGAAACTCAAAGAGGACAGACTAAGAGTTTCACTTTCTCTAATTCAAAAAGGTTTTCATTCTTTATAGTAGTCTTAGTTAGGAGGTTTTGTGTGAATTTAAATTCtggtcatttttattttatgaatttttggtGCAATGGCAAGTGCCTTCCCCAAAAGTGACAAGTTGTGGGTTCGAGTTAGGAATCaacctctccaaaaaaaaaaaaaaaggggtaaagcTATTTACCAATCACTTCTCTTAGACCTAGTAGAAAGTGAGAGCTTTGAGCATTAGATACGATcttcttttgttattttatggATTCTTATTCTTGGCAAGTCTAGTTCTAATTTTGTTGCTGTTAAATTTGTTTCGTAGTCATTCAATGATAAATTCCAAAGAATTTATTGGTTTGTGGTTGGAATGAGATTTTGGGTCTGCTTGCTGGCTGTTGCCCTTTTGCTGCCATTGTTGCTTGCTTTGATGACATCCAGCCACTATTCGTTAACTGACTCACCACCCATTGAATCCAACCAGCTTGACTGGCTATCCGAAAAAGATCGGCAGTCAATAAACCAATGCATATCGATCTATGTCAGGTGTTAAATTTCCAAAGTGATTGTGCTTGGATCGAGTGACGGGTTGACCATCAACCGAAGCCCAACTGACCTATGAGCAGCACTAGATCTAGGAATTTTTTATGGAGATTGTACAAAATTTCTGATTATTTACATCCTGTTCTTCTTACAAATTAACCACTAAATACTTATAGATGACTAATTTGCCACCATACCAAACCCGTATACATTCTCTCAAATTATCTTCTTTAACCTATCTCATAATGACAGCTAGAAATTGTTACTTGAAGTCATTCCTTGTTAACTTCCTTTCTTTGTACTTCACAACTTTTACATTCATTCTTTCATGCGTACTCCTTGAGGAAGAGCTTGTCACTAGATTTAAAGCTTGCCTACAATTCCACATCTCCTTTCACAGCTTTCTGCATCTCTGCCCTGGTTACCCTGTTATTCTTCTGAGTTTTCTGAGGGAAATATTGCCAACGAAGAGATCCTGCTTCCTTTAATCCGTGCTAATAGCTGTTCAATTCTTTGTACTCATAAACAGAGCATTTTGACACATCCTGTGAAAACAGACTTGTAGTATCTAATCATAAATAGGTTACAAATTCTAAAGCCTAACAGAATTAACCCTTCTTTTCTGGGCTTGGGGTGAGGGGAAAGATTAGGATATATTTGCATCTACTTGTGATGCTTCTTGTGTTAGTCATGCTTCTTGTGTTAGGATGAGTTAGCATGTTTATGTTGAGTGAGCATCAGGGATCTTAGCAAATCCAATGAAACTGGAAATTCAGCACCAACTTCAATCAAGCAAATAGTCAAATACTTGGTAACTGTTTAAGATGAGGTTTTTCTATAGGCATTAATGGAAAACCTCTTAGTGCTAATCCAAACAACATATAAGTTTTGAAACGAACTctaaggacccatttttaaatgaaacttgatttttttttctttttctttttttctttttttttttgggggggggggtggggggtggtgGGGAGGGACCTCACTATTGAGAGGGTGCCAACTAGATTGGTAGACAACTAGGATTGAGGTTAGAAAGATGGGAGAGAATGCCTTCATCATATAGCTCATAGGCCCGTTGGGCTGCTACTGGTGAAAAAATCTCAAGTATCAAAAGTAAATATAACGTGAGTAATTCAAAGCACATCAttatgccaatgagctctaactCAAATGGTAGTACCTTCTCCCATAAAAATGGGTGAATGAGGAGGTTGTGAGCTCAAAGCCCATTGGGGGTGTGTGTTAACTGCCAattcaccaaaaagaaaaagaatccaAATTACATTGTTGTATCACCATCATGGAACTATTAGAGAGAATTTTGGAACTAACCAGGTATCAAAAACTTCAAAACTTAGATTGGCGAAAACTGAATTTTTCACCTAGTTAAATACATGAAGACCCACTTGATATGCTAGCAAGGCTAAAACTCGTTTCCAGTGCTCTAAACgtttattgaataaatatttcTGAATTCTACTAGAATGTAGTGACTTGTAAGATATCGGTATGCTGGCAACCCTGAATTAGACAAATATGGTGTGATAATATAAGCTATAGCGTAATGGAAGGCTTGATAGAGATGACAACAGAAGTTTGCTTTAGCATTTTCAAAATGGACTAATGGTGGACACTACAAACTTGAAGGTTGAGTAAGATTTTGGATTAGTAGCTTAATGTTTGGGTAAAGCTTACATTGGGAGAAAACGATGCAAagtattatgaataaaattgcTATCAGTTATTACTATAGTTACCTTcttatcaaaattgaaaaatatagtgaCCACTCACCATTCTAAGAGATTGGGATGTTGAATGCACCAGTATTAGAGGGTCAACAAAGTTTAtgctttttttaattcttttttttttttttttttttttttttttttgggcactGCAAATGTTAGTCATTGCACAGTTATAATTGAAACTTGGATCTACCAAATTTTGCTTCTAGTGATGAATCAAGGTGCTTGAGAGACTTAACCTATTCTTTTGTGTGTGAACCTACTTAcctatcaaaaacaaattttgtgtGTGAAACCTACAATGTGATTCAGAGATAAGAATTCAGAATGCTGTTATGCCAAGCATTATGTGCCACCTGAATGCTTTCATGCAATTTTTTGTGCCTTGATGCCTCTTGCAATTCTTTCATCCCATTGGAATTCTGAAACCTCAAAACCTGATTATTTTCACTTGCTGAGTGAAGCTGTATTGCATCCATCTATCCTTTCTTGGCCCCTTCGACACTAATTGGGTGCACCTGCAAATTACAGGTGAAAAAGGAATGAGTTGCTAAAATTGGCTCTGAATGGATCCctataccaataaaaaaaatttaaaataaaaaaccaagagaTGCATTGTTTGTGATTTTCTTTTGACATCATTATGTCTTCTATTTATTgtattttgtcttttctttgtTCCCCAGGCATTCTCTTATCATCCCAAAATCTCATTTTTGTTCATTGGAAGCCACTCCACCATCTGTAAGTAATTTTAAGTGAGTATAGTCAGTTTGTATCACATGACATCTATGTAGATCCAATCATTTTGTATTATGTCTATAGAGATATGATCAGTTTGCATCATGTATAGAAAGCCTTCACAAATTTTCTAGTGTAGACATTCATTACAGTAGTGTTGCTTTCCTTTTAAACATCTTTGTATTAGATAATGTAgttagtgaatttttttaacgTGTGCATCAAAATCTATTATGCGTAAGTGCATGTGTAAGAAGATCAACGGTTAAAccccaaagaagtgaagttaaaattataatttttgtgagccctgttttttacttttgttgttgtttaggAGCACTTGGAGTGACAACTTGCATTTTAACTATAGTCCCCCcaccccctctctctctccctctctctctctctctctctcttcctttggTAGGCATTTCTTGATAGTCAATGTAACCTATTTTCTTGGGCCAAACAAGAAATTCAAGATAGGGAGGGCCGAAGTactaataattatgaaaaattagtCAGCTTAGAAGGCTCATAATATCATCTAGGAAATAAGAATATTTGGGGTACACACCTCTATatttaatgtaaaattaaaCTGAAATATAAAGTGTAAATCTTGAGATTTTAGTAAGTTTACCCCTAAGCATATATG contains the following coding sequences:
- the LOC115960187 gene encoding adenylylsulfatase HINT3, which produces MEEAKARRRLSILCSHLRPLGASDSGHAPTHLISSRVSNSDSEIENNKKNLHQNDCVFCKIIINESPSVKLYEDDMCLCILDRNPLSHGHSLIIPKSHFCSLEATPPSVVAAMCSKVPFISSAIMKATDSDSFNLVVNNGASAGQVIFHTHIHIIPRKAHDCLWPSESLRRRRLKLDQDVFKLVDSVREQLSVSNNTKNGLTGN